A section of the Zymoseptoria tritici IPO323 chromosome 9, whole genome shotgun sequence genome encodes:
- the MgXLR1 gene encoding putative xylanase transcriptional regulator (Xylanase Transcriptional Regulator (Fungal Specific Transcription Factor) (Regulatory Protein)) → MATDGLDALAEGSHYAMQQLQQQQQQQNGGGTNSQQRPSSNHTNGNGSGRSASGTNQPVRKRISRACDQCNQLRTKCDGKTPCAHCVEFALTCEYARERKKRGKASRKDVAAQQAAAAAAGDGTDNSPTSANEHSEGAPLSESKSEMRSGVKRRRSSATGFEPTGGSITAGGLGDANGGDRAVQRINSLEQPSAVGSLPAPRVPVAPMQERGMSMGISDYGSIDDYHRSILHHGSMVSGQNILHTGPNPMPHSMLQGGTITGYGESPYNIASPGSQQGINQPYQLGGGGSPLSANFLRQSPAAGSPGWLSLPSPSAALYPPLQQMPPSNQTLRYPVLRPLLPHISAIIPIGLACDLLDLYFQSASSVFMQPHSPYVLGYLFRKKSFLRQNNPRTCSPALLASMLWVAAQTSESAFLTSSPSARGKICQKLLELAVGLLKPLIHTPLDGQQYGGNSVINGVALGGFGVALPGQSHESEGGSPGASAALDDVATYLHLATVVSASEYKAASLRWWNAAWSLARELKLGRELPPNPERHNPDGPEAEAEATGEAGPHRSGGLGSNQPGFVTEEEREERRRIWWLLYMVDRHLAICYNRPLFLLDIECDGLLQPDNEASWQAGDHYPSENHAETAFYRRRGPSFDCSGHSLYGFFLPLMTILGEIIDLNHARNHPRFGLRFKNSTDWDDQVNEISNQLEAYGQSLQDFAARNLNPPDPKQASGDGTNGNDATTSPRSANTSTSNPNRLTESALQTKIILAYGTHLMHTMHILLNGKWDPISLLDDNDLWISSQSFISATGHAVSAAEAINEILEYDPDLSFMPFFFGIYLLQGSFLLLLIADKLQAEASQSVVKACETIVRAHEACVVTLNTEYQRNFRKVMRSALAQVRGRHEDFGELRRREVLALYRWTGDGTGLAL, encoded by the exons ATGGCCACCGATGGTCTGGATGCGCTGGCCGAAGGCTCGCACTATGCTATGCAGCAGCtacaacagcagcaacagcaacagaaCGGCGGTGGAACGAACAGCCAGCAAAGGCCGAGCTCGAATCACACGAATGGCAATGGAA GTGGTCGGTCTGCGAGTGGGACAAATCAACCTGTGCGCAAGCGGATAAGCCGAGCGTGCGACCAGTGCAATCAGCTGCGGACCAAGTGCGACGGCAAGACACCCTGTGCACATTGTGTTGAGTTCGCGCTCACTTGCGAGTATGCCCGCGAGCGCAAGAAGAGAGGGAAGGCGTCCAGGAAGGATGTCGCAGCACAGCAAGCGGCCgcagcggcggcgggagATGGCACCGACAACAGTCCAACGTCGGCCAACGAGCACTCGGAGGGAGCACCTTTGAGTGAGTCAAAGTCAGAAATGCGGTCCGGCGTGAAGCGAAGACGGTCGAGCGCAA CAGGCTTCGAGCCGACGGGCGGAAGCATCACTGCAGGTGGCCTTGGAGACGCGAACGGTGGAGACAGAGCGGTGCAGCGAATCAACTCACTGGAGCAGCCGTCGGCTGTGGGCAGCCTGCCTGCACCAAGGGTCCCGGTCGCTCCAATGCAGGAACGGGGGATGTCGATGGGCATCAGCGACTACGGTAGCATTGACGACTACCACCGTAGTATCTTGCATCATGGATCGATGGTCTCCGGGCAGAACATTCTCCACACTGGACCGAACCCGATGCCACATTCGATGCTACAAGGGGGCACCATAACAGGCTATGGAGAGAGTCCGTACAACATAGCATCTCCGGGCAGTCAACAGGGCATCAATCAGCCGTACCAACTTGGCGGTGGCGGATCTCCGCTCTCAGCCAACTTCTTGCGACAATCGCCCGCAGCCGGCTCGCCTGGCTGGCTTTCACTGCCTTCACCATCCGCGGCGCTGTACCCTCCCCTACAGCAGATGCCGCCTTCAAATCAGACGCTTCGATATCCTGTTCTACGACCACTACTTCCTCACATCTCGGCCATCATACCAATCGGACTCGCATGCGACCTGCTTGACCTCTATTTTCAGAGCGCATCATCCGTGTTCATGCAACCGCACTCGCCCTACGTGCTCGGCTACCTGTTCCGCAAGAAGTCATTCTTGCGACAGAACAATCCTCGCACGTGCAGTCCCGCACTTTTGGCGAGCATGCTATGGGTAGCTGCACAAACCAGCGAATCGGCATTCCTcacttcctctccatctgcCCGCGGTAAGATCTGTCAGAAATTGCTTGAGCTTGCTGTAGGACTGCTCAAACCACTTATTCACACTCCATTGGACGGCCAGCAGTATGGAGGAAATTCAGTTATCAACGGAGTTgcgctgggcggatttggAGTGGCATTGCCTGGGCAGTCTCACGAAAGTGAAGGCGGCTCTCCCGGAGCGAGCGCTGCGCTTGACGATGTCGCGACATATCTCCACCTCGCCACGGTGGTATCCGCAAGTGAATACAAGGCTGCGAGTTTGCGATGGTGGAATGCTGCGTGGTCACTTGCAAGAGAGCTGAAGCTCGGTCGCGAGCTGCCACCTAACCCAGAACGCCATAATCCCGACGGGCCAGAAGCTGAGGCGGAGGCCACTGGTGAAGCCGGCCCACACCGCTCAGGAGGTCTGGGCTCGAACCAGCCTGGATTCGTGACAGAAGAGGAGCGCGAAGAGCGAAGAAGAATATGGTGGCTGTTATACATGGTGGACAGACATCTAGCAATCTGCTACAACCGTCCTCTGTTCCTTCTGGACATCGAATGCGACGGTCTACTGCAACCCGACAACGAAGCAAGCTGGCAAGCCGGTGATCACTACCCAAGCGAGAACCACGCCGAGACTGCATTCTATCGGCGACGCGGACCAAGCTTCGACTGCAGCGGCCACAGTCTGTACGGTTTCTTCCTACCACTCATGACAATCCTCGGCGAAATCATCGACCTAAATCACGCCCGTAATCATCCTCGCTTCGGTCTACGCTTCAAGAACAGCACCGACTGGGACGACCAAGTCAACGAGATCTCCAATCAGCTCGAAGCCTACGGCCAAAGCCTGCAAGACTTTGCCGCGAGAAATCTCAATCCTCCCGATCCGAAACAGGCATCAGGCGATGGCACGAATGGTAATGACGCGACCACCAGTCCTCGCTCGGCCAatacctccacctccaacccGAATCGCCTGACGGAGTCCGCTCTGCAGACGAAAATCATCCTCGCGTATGGCACTCATCTGATGCACACGATGCATATCCTCCTCAATGGCAAATGGGATCCGATATCTCTCCTCGATGACAACGACTTGTGGATATCATCCCAGTCGTTCATCTCTGCGACGGGCCATGCCGTGTCTGCCGCGGAGGCCATCAATGAGATTCTCGAGTATGATCCGGATCTCAGCTTCATGCCGTTTTTCTTCGGCATCTATCTCCTGCAGGGAAGCTTCTTGCTGCTGTTAATCGCGGACAAGTTGCAAGCTGAAGCGAGTCAGAGTGTGGTCAAGGCTTGCGAGACGATTGTGAGGGCGCACGAGGCGTGTGTCGTGACACTGAACACGGAGTATCAG CGCAATTTCCGTAAAGTCATGCGCTCCGCATTGGCGCAGGTTCGTGGTCGACATGAGGATTTCGGGGAGTTGAGACGAAGGGAGGTTTTGGCTTTGTACCGATGGACGGGCGATGGGACGGGGTTGGCGTTGTGA